The Brassica napus cultivar Da-Ae chromosome C7, Da-Ae, whole genome shotgun sequence genome has a segment encoding these proteins:
- the LOC106425569 gene encoding uncharacterized protein LOC106425569 has protein sequence MKNSEMRPPGSAPLPEAHKAEHEMKDPKESNHVYNERRTHGRGRGGYKGRAGRDNYTYGRGYGNHNNRSYGSNYGRGRAIFGRGRGGISKPSYSTKSVCHRCGMSNHWAKNFRTPKHLCEVYQESLKNKNPEAHMVHDNGNDADDDFDHEKEDLMDHETSDCLKD, from the coding sequence atgaagaacagtgagatgagacctccaGGTTCAGCACCATTACCAGAAGCTCACAAAGCtgaacatgaaatgaaagatcCCAAAGAAAGCAACCACGTCTATAATGAGAGAAGAACACACGGCAGAGGCCGTGGTGGGTACAAGGGACGTGCTGGCCGTGACAATTATACTTATGGCCGTGGATatggaaaccacaataaccgtagTTATGGTTCCAACTATGGCCGTGGAAGAGCCATTTTTGGCCGCGGTCGAGGCGGTATATCCAAGCcgtcttactcgaccaaatcTGTTTGTCACAGGTGTGGGATGAGtaaccattgggccaagaacttCAGAACCCCTAAACATCTATGTGAAGTCTATCAAGAGAGtcttaagaacaagaacccaGAAGCTCATATGGTTCACGACAATGGGaatgatgctgatgatgatttCGACCATGAAAAGGAGGATCTAATGGATCATGAGACATCAGATTGTCTTAAAGACTAA